A DNA window from Deltaproteobacteria bacterium contains the following coding sequences:
- a CDS encoding alpha/beta fold hydrolase: MVRLPWYVAHKGRDNPIMASSNGSPEWKEEVVQVDGSALVVVRGGTGRPLLVLHEELGWPGWLKWNSALARSRTLIIPQHPGYSRTERAEWISNIRDMAGFYARYLVEQHLAPIDAIGFSLGGWIAAEMAACNPAQFRKLVLVAPMGVRPKEGAILDFFQLMALKHLFVTVHDADATEEYDQLYGGEGPEQFERLEEARAQSARLAWAPFMHNPSLPHLLGVARSLPTLLLWGREDKVVPLSAAADYQRVMSSASLRVFDNCGHRPEVETPSEFVREVESFFS, from the coding sequence ATGGTGAGACTACCGTGGTACGTAGCCCACAAAGGGAGGGACAACCCGATCATGGCATCAAGTAATGGTTCACCGGAATGGAAAGAGGAGGTAGTGCAAGTCGATGGTAGCGCTTTGGTAGTTGTCCGGGGTGGCACAGGCCGTCCGTTGTTGGTGTTGCATGAGGAGTTAGGTTGGCCTGGGTGGCTCAAATGGAACAGTGCGCTTGCACGCTCGCGCACGCTGATTATCCCGCAGCATCCGGGCTATAGCCGCACGGAACGGGCGGAGTGGATCAGTAACATTCGTGACATGGCGGGCTTTTACGCGCGCTACCTGGTCGAGCAGCATCTCGCTCCCATTGATGCGATCGGTTTTTCGCTGGGCGGATGGATTGCGGCAGAGATGGCCGCATGCAATCCGGCTCAGTTTCGCAAGCTCGTGTTGGTCGCGCCGATGGGTGTCCGTCCGAAGGAAGGAGCCATTCTTGATTTCTTCCAACTGATGGCGCTGAAGCATCTTTTTGTGACGGTTCATGATGCCGATGCGACTGAGGAGTACGACCAACTCTACGGCGGTGAGGGACCCGAGCAATTCGAGCGTTTAGAAGAAGCACGGGCGCAGTCAGCACGGCTGGCGTGGGCCCCGTTCATGCACAATCCCAGTTTGCCGCATTTATTGGGAGTCGCTCGGAGCTTGCCCACGTTGTTGCTGTGGGGGCGCGAGGATAAGGTCGTTCCGCTGAGCGCAGCTGCCGACTATCAGAGAGTGATGTCGTCTGCGAGTTTGCGTGTGTTCGATAACTGTGGCCATCGACCCGAGGTCGAGACACCGAGCGAGTTTGTCCGCGAGGTGGAAAGCTTTTTCAGCTGA
- a CDS encoding LLM class flavin-dependent oxidoreductase translates to MHLMYFTERPYRYVSNDEVIKTGFFGIENKHFDSVKGGQLLNEYLDEKVLAEELGFDGVMLNEHHDTAFCMGSVMDVEASILARITKKVKIVLLGNPLPVVGNPLRLAEELGMIDMISGGRLVAGWVRGGGSEQFASNANPAFNREYFNEAHEVVIQAWTKPGPFRYEGKHFHYRFVDPWCLPIQKPHPPIWIPGLLSPETVVWCAKHRYPYVALATFLEPTVELWNMYRDAAAAEGYQVGPENFGYLQKVYVAETEEKAREIAKWDMFGGAGIGYSLFGQPQWMFPPGYNSKDATRRMARQFTDPEATKGSPWAGLADGSTLSKNESISDAQIKTRSAIWQDKPIDVEQTRKQILDAFPAVERAMQVICGTPKTVIPKLRTVLEVLRPGIFAFWQNDGPISKEDRLNNMRLIATEVMPAVREIGKELGLTSPFEVTPGSRPLSKGSKPQSVGSLDALRAMREQPVAAL, encoded by the coding sequence ATGCATCTGATGTACTTCACTGAACGACCCTACCGGTACGTGTCGAATGACGAAGTCATCAAGACCGGTTTCTTTGGGATCGAAAACAAACATTTCGATTCGGTGAAAGGTGGACAGCTACTGAATGAGTATCTCGACGAGAAGGTGTTAGCCGAAGAGCTAGGCTTCGACGGCGTGATGCTGAACGAACATCATGACACGGCCTTCTGTATGGGCTCGGTGATGGATGTCGAAGCATCGATTCTTGCGCGCATCACGAAGAAAGTAAAAATCGTGCTCTTGGGGAACCCGCTGCCAGTAGTGGGTAATCCGTTACGCCTCGCCGAAGAGCTTGGCATGATTGATATGATCTCTGGCGGTCGCCTCGTTGCTGGGTGGGTGCGCGGTGGTGGAAGCGAACAATTCGCGTCTAATGCGAATCCTGCCTTCAACCGTGAATACTTCAACGAAGCCCATGAGGTAGTGATCCAGGCCTGGACGAAGCCAGGACCGTTCCGCTATGAGGGCAAACATTTCCATTATCGTTTCGTTGATCCTTGGTGCTTACCGATTCAGAAGCCGCATCCGCCGATCTGGATTCCTGGACTGCTAAGTCCTGAGACGGTCGTGTGGTGCGCCAAGCATCGCTACCCCTACGTTGCGCTGGCGACGTTCCTCGAACCGACGGTCGAATTGTGGAATATGTACCGTGATGCAGCAGCCGCAGAAGGGTATCAGGTCGGACCAGAGAACTTCGGCTACCTACAAAAAGTCTATGTTGCTGAGACAGAAGAGAAGGCACGTGAGATTGCCAAGTGGGATATGTTCGGCGGTGCGGGTATTGGATACAGTTTGTTTGGTCAACCGCAATGGATGTTCCCGCCGGGCTACAACTCGAAAGATGCGACACGGCGCATGGCGCGGCAGTTCACCGACCCAGAAGCGACTAAAGGCAGTCCATGGGCAGGGTTGGCAGATGGCTCGACTCTTTCCAAAAACGAAAGCATCTCTGACGCGCAGATTAAAACGCGCTCTGCCATCTGGCAAGACAAGCCCATCGACGTCGAACAAACACGGAAGCAGATTCTCGACGCATTCCCTGCGGTCGAGCGAGCAATGCAAGTGATTTGCGGTACACCAAAGACGGTGATTCCCAAGTTGCGCACGGTGCTGGAAGTTCTGCGACCGGGCATTTTTGCATTTTGGCAGAACGACGGACCGATCTCGAAAGAAGATCGCCTCAATAATATGCGGTTGATCGCGACCGAGGTCATGCCTGCAGTGCGCGAGATCGGAAAGGAGTTAGGACTAACGTCGCCGTTCGAAGTAACACCGGGTTCGCGACCATTGAGCAAAGGCTCAAAGCCTCAGTCGGTAGGATCACTCGACGCACTGCGTGCGATGCGCGAACAGCCGGTGGCGGCCTTGTAG
- a CDS encoding amidohydrolase family protein: protein MAEFDTIIKGGTVVDGTLLPPYKADVGIKNGVITKIGHLKSSDAKQVLDASGLIVAPGVIDLHCHYDAPIHWDPSCSIGSWHGVTSVTNGNCGFGFAPVRHKDADRSMWSMERNEAIPYEAMKATMPFTWETFPQWMDHIDRLPKGVNMIQLVPVTPLVSYVMGGWDQAKSRQPNEKEMAEIVQVLDGAMACGANGWAAQRLTGYGASVQRDYDGTLMVSDIMSDEFYLALARAMHKYDRGSIQFAQVSGAIDEGIEGPRRDMDFGGQLAQASNKPLIFNAIAAIDERPQVFRTMLSVVDEYNKKGVPLVGHAVTIRANFRFSFIDQWNLFDNVDSWREATLGTPEERTTKLNNPKLRHEMKAEYDRSKQPKVLGDIADFVCRKISRDDLRSKYQDRSVREIAQAEGKHVVDALLDVSAADNWKTQWLTPTRNQNPDNCREMLSHRTVAGFSDGGAHTKFQNLGSYPTDLLTWMVRETGKISLEQAHYHMSYMPAWVAGFKDRGCIREGMAADILVYDLEKLAIKDPEFLYDVPPDNGARLVQRPEGYRWIIVNGQVTFENAKETGVYSGKLLRCGA from the coding sequence ATGGCGGAGTTCGATACCATTATTAAAGGCGGCACAGTTGTCGATGGGACCTTGCTCCCACCCTACAAAGCGGATGTCGGCATCAAAAACGGTGTCATCACCAAGATCGGGCATCTCAAGAGTAGTGATGCCAAGCAGGTGCTCGATGCCAGCGGGCTCATTGTCGCACCGGGCGTGATCGACCTGCACTGTCATTACGATGCGCCGATCCATTGGGACCCGTCGTGCTCGATTGGGAGCTGGCACGGTGTCACCTCTGTGACCAACGGCAACTGTGGCTTTGGCTTCGCGCCCGTGCGCCATAAGGATGCCGACCGCTCGATGTGGTCGATGGAGCGCAACGAAGCGATTCCCTACGAGGCGATGAAGGCGACTATGCCATTTACCTGGGAAACGTTCCCGCAGTGGATGGACCATATTGATCGCCTGCCCAAAGGCGTCAACATGATCCAACTTGTGCCAGTCACACCATTAGTGAGTTATGTGATGGGCGGCTGGGATCAAGCCAAGAGTCGTCAGCCGAATGAGAAAGAGATGGCAGAGATTGTCCAGGTACTGGATGGCGCGATGGCCTGCGGTGCCAACGGCTGGGCGGCGCAACGCTTGACCGGCTATGGTGCCTCAGTGCAACGCGACTACGACGGCACCCTCATGGTCTCAGACATCATGTCTGATGAGTTCTATCTGGCCCTGGCTAGAGCGATGCATAAGTATGATCGCGGCTCGATTCAATTCGCGCAGGTGTCGGGCGCGATTGATGAAGGCATTGAAGGCCCGCGGCGTGACATGGATTTTGGTGGACAGCTTGCGCAAGCGAGTAACAAACCGCTGATCTTCAACGCGATCGCGGCCATCGACGAGCGCCCACAAGTCTTTCGTACGATGCTCAGTGTCGTCGACGAATACAACAAGAAAGGTGTGCCATTGGTGGGCCATGCGGTGACGATTCGCGCCAATTTCCGTTTCTCCTTCATTGATCAGTGGAACCTGTTCGATAACGTCGATTCGTGGCGGGAAGCCACGCTCGGGACGCCGGAAGAGCGCACCACCAAGCTGAATAACCCCAAACTGCGGCACGAGATGAAAGCCGAGTATGATCGCAGCAAGCAACCCAAGGTCTTGGGCGACATTGCCGACTTCGTGTGTCGCAAGATTTCGCGCGATGATTTGCGGAGTAAGTATCAAGATCGCTCGGTACGTGAGATTGCCCAAGCCGAAGGCAAACATGTCGTCGATGCGCTCTTAGATGTGTCGGCGGCGGACAACTGGAAAACTCAGTGGCTCACCCCCACCCGCAATCAGAACCCAGACAACTGCAGAGAGATGCTGAGTCATCGTACGGTCGCAGGGTTCTCAGACGGTGGAGCCCATACGAAATTCCAGAACCTGGGGTCGTATCCGACCGATTTGTTGACGTGGATGGTGCGGGAGACAGGAAAAATTTCCTTAGAGCAGGCGCACTACCACATGAGTTACATGCCAGCCTGGGTGGCAGGCTTTAAGGATCGCGGCTGTATCCGCGAAGGCATGGCCGCCGATATTCTCGTCTACGATCTAGAAAAACTCGCGATTAAAGATCCAGAGTTCCTCTATGACGTGCCACCGGATAACGGGGCACGCCTGGTGCAACGTCCAGAAGGCTATCGCTGGATCATAGTGAATGGACAAGTCACCTTTGAGAATGCCAAAGAGACTGGCGTCTACTCGGGGAAACTCCTGCGCTGCGGCGCGTAG
- a CDS encoding MFS transporter, with translation MAVVETRDKVYSPFTRRRGMAATERRRTKIFYGWWVVVAAAIGSFLSYGPISAFTFGVFIKPLHEEFGWSRTDISLGFSLSLLMLSVVAPVVGRLIDRCGARRVIVPSVAVFGAGVASMSLLSPSLWHFYAVYVLLGVVSVGAATLPYLTVVSQWFDRQRGLALGLAMIGVGLGTFVMPALAQALIDAVGWRSAYVVLGAMVICITIPVVAPFLKETPTLMGLQPDGVTATQSTPTQHGNEPQGLTGAEVWHLITFWQVVLAFFCMSVSVHGCLIHLVPMLTDRGLSDQSAALATSFLGGALLVARVGAGYLLDRVAAASVAIAFLAGASLGVLLLWNEAVGILAFVAAILIGLGVGAETDLMPYVVSRYFGLRAFGEILGYVLTAWGLGGVVGPFVMGVGFDATGSYSTVLLAFVVATLVSGRIGSGTLRRCQPTRVLDVNMGHARLFTKRYFH, from the coding sequence ATGGCGGTCGTAGAAACTCGTGACAAAGTATATTCACCTTTTACGCGGAGGAGAGGTATGGCAGCGACGGAGCGTCGGCGGACCAAAATCTTCTATGGGTGGTGGGTCGTGGTTGCAGCCGCAATCGGCTCGTTTTTGAGTTACGGGCCCATCAGTGCTTTCACCTTTGGGGTGTTTATCAAACCGCTGCATGAAGAGTTCGGCTGGAGTCGCACCGACATCTCGCTGGGCTTTTCCTTGTCGCTGTTGATGCTCAGTGTCGTCGCACCCGTGGTTGGTCGCCTGATCGATCGCTGTGGCGCACGCAGGGTGATTGTTCCTTCAGTCGCCGTGTTCGGTGCCGGCGTGGCCTCGATGTCGCTGCTCTCGCCGAGTTTGTGGCATTTCTACGCTGTGTACGTCTTGTTAGGAGTCGTCTCCGTCGGTGCGGCGACGTTACCGTATTTGACGGTCGTCTCGCAGTGGTTTGACCGGCAACGTGGGCTCGCGCTGGGATTGGCGATGATTGGGGTGGGGTTAGGCACGTTCGTCATGCCAGCGCTGGCACAGGCGCTGATTGACGCAGTCGGCTGGCGCTCGGCGTATGTCGTGCTGGGAGCGATGGTGATTTGCATTACCATTCCCGTCGTCGCTCCGTTCTTGAAGGAGACCCCGACTTTGATGGGATTACAGCCCGACGGAGTCACGGCGACACAGTCGACTCCCACCCAACACGGTAACGAGCCGCAAGGGCTGACTGGGGCTGAGGTGTGGCACCTCATCACGTTCTGGCAGGTGGTGCTAGCCTTCTTCTGTATGTCGGTCAGTGTGCATGGATGTCTCATTCATCTTGTGCCGATGTTAACCGATCGTGGGTTATCGGATCAGAGCGCGGCGCTCGCCACGTCATTTCTAGGCGGAGCACTCCTGGTCGCACGTGTCGGTGCTGGCTACCTCCTCGATCGCGTAGCCGCTGCGTCTGTAGCAATTGCCTTTCTCGCGGGCGCGTCACTGGGAGTGTTGCTCTTGTGGAACGAGGCGGTAGGAATACTCGCCTTTGTTGCGGCCATTCTGATCGGCTTGGGTGTGGGGGCCGAGACGGATCTGATGCCCTACGTGGTAAGTCGCTATTTTGGGCTGCGCGCCTTTGGCGAAATCCTTGGGTACGTGCTCACCGCCTGGGGGCTCGGCGGGGTTGTCGGTCCGTTTGTGATGGGAGTCGGCTTCGACGCGACCGGCTCGTATAGCACCGTGTTACTCGCGTTTGTCGTGGCCACGCTCGTCTCGGGCCGT